DNA from Streptococcus parasuis:
AATAGTGGAATCAAAATAGGAATAACCGATTTAACTTTTTGAATCAGATTTCCTTCATTAAAATCCACACCACGCGCTCTTTGTGCATTCATAATGCGTGTGGTATCATCCATAAGGGTTGGTACAAAACGTAAACTCATCGAGAGCATTAGACCAATTTCATGAACAGGAACTTTCAACCGTTTCAGAGGGGCTAAACCAGATTCAATACCGTCAGCCAGACTCAAAGGTGTCGTTGTTAATGTTAACAAGGTTGAAAAGAAAATAATGAGTACAAATCGGATGAAGATAATCAGCGCCTGCTGCAAGCCTTCAATCGAAACCTTAAAAATCCAAAATTCCCACAAAACACTTGCTCCAGGTGTGAAGAAAACTTGGAAGAAGGTTGTAAACAGAATAATCCCTATCATTGGTTTTAAACCATTGATAAAAAAAGATAGGCGTATTTGTGATAAAAGGACCATTGCAAACACAAAGGCAATAATTAGAACATTTGTTATCAAATTATTTGCCCAGAAAATAAGCAAAAGAAAGGCAAACATGGCCAACAATTTACTACGTGGATCTAAACGATGAATCATCGAATTCCCAGGAATATACCGACCTAAAATCAATTTATCCATGACTCATCACCTCGGCAAATTCTTTTATCGTAACTGGCAAGCGTTCAAATACAAAGCCTCTTCTCTCCAGATTCGCAGCAAATTTTGTTATTTTTGGAACACCTAATTGAATAGTTTCCAAAAATTCAACCTCTTGAAAAACATCTCTCGGTTTTCCTGAACGGATTAACTTCCCTTTCTCCATCACATAGACCCAATCTGCATAATTAGCAACATCATCCATTAAATGAGTTACCAGAACGATGGTCATGCCATTAGCGTGTAACTGTTTAAAGATGTCCATTAATTCCTGACGTCCAGCAGGATCTAGTCCTGCTGTAGGTTCATCCAATACTAGAACATTTGGTTCCATGGCTAATATTCCTGCAATCGCAACTCGGCGCATTTGACCTCCAGATAACTCGAAAGGACTTCTTTCAAATAGCTCTTCCGAAATACCAACGAGTGCAAGTTTTTCACGAGCAATCTTTTCAGCTTCTTCTTGGGAAATACCAAAATTTTGTGGACCAAATGCCACATCTTTTAAGACTGTCTCATCAAAAACTTGACTTTCTGGGAACTGAAAAACCAAGCCAACTTTTTTTCTTACTTGCTTAATACCTTTTTTATCTGAAGTCGCGTTGATAACCATATCATCAACAATCACACTACCAGATGTGGGGATGTTTAATCCATTTAAAAGTTGCAAAATAGTTGATTTCCCAGAACCAGTATGCCCAATCAGTGCAGTATAGGAACCGTCAACAATTTCCAAATCTACACCGAAAAGCGCACGCCCCTCAAAAGGTGTGCCAGCTTGATAGGTATAGCTTACTTCTTGGAGATGAATTCCCATAAAGTTTCCTCTAATTCTTCCTCTGTAAAATAGCGTAGCGGAATAGCGATTCCCGCCTGGCGCAATGATTCAGCTAAATTTGCTGTAAATGGCTGTTCTAAATCAAGCTCAATCAAATCGTCCCTCATAAATAATTCTGCTGGGGTACTGGTTGATTCAATTTGCCCATTCTTCATCACAATCACACGATCACTTAGTGCAACTTCGTCTAAATCATGCGTAATAGAAATAACCGTCATATTATGTTGATCTTTAATTTCCTTCACAATACGAATTAATTCCAAACGCCCTTCAGGATCTAACATAGACGTTGCTTCATCCAAAATAACAATATTGGGACGCAAAGCCACGATACCTGCTATTGCAACACGCTGTTTTTGTCCACCAGAGAGTCTAGCAGGTTCTCTCTTCTTAAAATTAGCCATGCCAACCAATTCCAAAGCTTCTTGAACACGAACACGCATTTCTTCAAGAGGAACCCCTTGGTTTTCCAAACCAAAAGCAACATCATCCTCTACTGTAGCCCCAACGAATTGATTATCTGGATTTTGAAAGACCATTCCAATTAGACGGCGTTTTTCCCAGACATTATCAGCTGTCAATTTATCGCCGGATATGTAAATGTCCCCAGATTCAGCTTCCAATAAGCCATCAATTAAACGGACAGTTGTTGATTTCCCTGATCCATTATGGCCAATGATGGACAACCACTCTCCTTGTTTCACGTGAAACGAAACGTCGTTTAAAGTATATTTTTCGTCTTCTTGATCGTACTTATACTTAAGATTTTTAACTTCGATAATATTTTCCATTATTTGAATGTATCTTTGAAAAGAAATGAAGCACCCTTGAAATAATCATAACCTGAATACAGGGTGAAGAAAAGTGCGATATACAATGTTATGTGACCAAGCAGGTTCCAATGCAAGAGTAGGAAAATGACCGCAAACATTTGAGAAAAGGTTTTAATTTTCCCTGGCATTGCTGCGGCTAGGACTGTCCCACCATTTTCAACTAAAAGTAAACGCAAACCAGTTACAGCAAGCTCCCTACAAATGATAATCGCAACAACCCAAGCAGGGGCAAATCCCAATTCAACTAGCATAATAAAAGCTGTCATTACCAGTATTTTATCCGCCATTGGATCTGCAAACTTTCCGAAATTTGTAACAACTTTCCATTTTCTAGCTAAATAACCATCTAAATAGTCTGTAATACTAGCTAAAGCAAAGATAATTGCAGCCAGTGTATGGCTGATTGCATTGTTCCAAAGCGTTAATAATAAAATAAAGATGGGGATAACGAGAATCCGACCAATTGTTAATGCATTGGGAATATTTTCTTTTTTCATCTTTTCGTCCTTTATTGTTCAAAGTACAGGGTAATACTTCCTGTCTGAGTAGTTAAAGCCGATGTATCCAACTTTTGACCACCGATTGTAATAGTAACCCCTTTTACAACACCTAAAACGAGAGTAGCTGAAGATACTCCTTCCTCTATTTTTGTTGTTGCTGATGGGTTATCAGGGGTCAGTGTTACGCCACCTGAAAGTGTTGTATCAGATAAACTAATCCAACTAGTTGTATTGTCTGCAGTTACAGTAATATCAATTGGATAGGTAATCTTTGATACGGTAGCACTAATACTTTCTCCAGATCCAGTTACCTGAATCATTTCAGAAGCGCTAGTTGTTGAACTGCTAGTAGAACTAGAACTATTTGAAGAAGACTCCTCTATGACATTTCCTGATGTTGATGTACTTGCTATTGAGCTTGTTGAATTTGTCACTTGCCTAGACACACTATAAGATGTACTTTGATTTGAGAATAGTGAAATTTGCTTCATACGACTATGAATCACAAATGTCACAAAAATAATCATCAAACCAGCTGCTAGTAACAAGTAAAACAAAGGAAGAAAAGAATCTTTTTTATTCTTTTTTCTTAACTTATAACGTCTTTTTAACTCCGTAGAAAGTTCTTCCTCTTCTCCTTCTTCATAGTAGATTACTAGACTGTTCTTTTTATAAGCATCTAGTAATACAGCAGAATCTAATTCAAGCGCATCCGCATACGTTACCAAAAAACTTTCTATGTAGTTACTGTCTGGTATATATTCGAAATCATTATATTCTAATGCTTGTAAATATTTAGCCTGAATTTTCGTCATTCTCTGCACATCAATTAGGTTCCAGCCCCTACTTTCTCGAGCTGATCGAAGAACTTCACCGATACTTTTTTGCCTCATAAATCCCTTCTCTCATTCATTCATTGTATACAATACTCTATTTTAACAAAAAACTACGGAAATTTCGATGCTTTACAACATTCTATCGGGGAAAAATCGTAAAATCTGTCATATCACAGTTGTAAATAAACTGCCTCCCAACCTCAAAAACATCCTCCAGTGTAATAGATTGAATAATCTCTGGAAAATCAAAAATAGTCTGCTCATCAGTGACTTGAGTCACAAAGTGACTGGCAGTAAATTCAAGTGAATTTAAACTTCGAATAAAATCACCATACATTTCATTTTTTAATAATGCAAGTTGTTGATGATTGATATCTTTATCATTTTCAAATTGGTGAATGGCTTTCATAATTAAACTAGATAATCGAATTGGTGACTCAGTATCTGTCGTAATGACTACGAAGTGATAGTCTGGGCTTACCTCAATTTGAAATTGAAACGAAGAATCAATTATTCCATCCTCATATAAGGCTTGATAGCGTTTTGAAGTCCAACCAAATAACATTGCAAATAATAATTGTAAACATACTTGGTATCTTGGAATTTCCTGCCTTGAAATAACATCATTCCCTCTTAACCCTATTGCTAATTTTGAAGTAGCTACCTCAAATTGCTCTGTTTGATGTTCTAAAATTGGTAAATGTGTCAAGGCAAGTTTTTCAAACGACCTACTATCTTGCACAGAGTTCTCTTGGGTTTGAATAATTTCTTCCCATACCTCTTCTATAATAAAATTTCCAACAATAAACATATGCATATTACTTGGACGATAGAAGGCTAAATAATTTTCATACAAAGCATCAGCTGTAATTTGTGAAATTGATTCAACAGTACCAGCAATATCATAAGCTAATGGAGTTCCCGGATAGAGTGAAGCTAAAATTCCCATATAAAGACGATAATCTGCATCGTCTTGGTACATTTCGATTTCTTGTTCAATAATTCCTTGCTCACGCTCTACATTTTCTTTTGTAAAATGAGGCTTAGTAACAAATGATTGCAGTAAATTCAAACAAGATAACACTTCTTGGGTAGTTGAAAAAAGATAGCTTGTTTGACGAAATCCAGTATAGGCATTTGCACTAGCACCTAATTTGGCAAATTGATTCATCACATCGCCATCTTCTTCTGATTCAAATAGTTTATGCTCCAAAAAATGGGCAATCCCTGCGGGATAGTGAACAATTTCTTTACCATCTGCTTTAAATTGAGTATGTAGAGCCCCAAATTCTGTCGTTAATACTCCATAGGCCTCATTAAAATCAGTTTTTGGAAGTAAAGTTACTGTCAACCCATTGTCAAGTTTAGCATAATAAAGACTCTCCTTCATATACGGATAGCATTTTTCAATTAGTTTCATTGAGCAACTCCTTCCATAAAGTAAATAGCCTGTAAACGAATAACTTTTCCAACTTTTACAACATCGTCTATCGATACCGCATGAATACCATCAATCCACTGTTGCCAAGTTAGATTTCGTTCTCCTAAGCAGACTTCATTATAGGCCTGTTCAATTAGATTATTTTGCCTATCTTGAGCCAGCGTTGCAGAATGAGTTAGTGATTTTTTTGTTAATTCCAAGTCATCCTCTGTAATTTGACCACGTTTTATTGCAAGAAATTCACGATTTATGAGCTTCATTGTCCTCAATCGATCTTCTCGATTAATTCCAGCATATACTTTCAACATACCTGAAAAAATATTCACTTGACTCCCAATCGTATAGGCCAGACTTTCTTTTTCCCGAACATTCATAAATAATTTAGAATGAGAAAAGGCACCTAACAGACCATTAAAAACCAACAATGCAGGATAGTTTACATCGTTGTAAATAACTTGTAAATGATATGCTAATTCTAAAATAGATTGTTGAGCAACTTTTCGTTCCACTTTTTCATGAACGATATTGGAATAATCTTGTGAGTACTCTAACTCCAATTTTGGATTTCGATATGTAAATTCAAAGTTTTTAAATTTATTTTGAACCTCTAATTGATTGACTTCTCCAGCAACAAAAATATCAATTCTGTCCATTTTTAGCATTTTTTTGTATGCTTCATAAACAGATTCAGCTGTCTCCTTTTGTACTAAATCAATTCGAGCAACTCGTGGCACCTGTATATCTTCATCATTAAAATAGAGACGACTCATTTCAACATCCGCATGATAAAAATTATCTTCTACCTCAGATTCTAAAAAACTTAATAAATTTCTTTTCTCCACTTCGAACATTTTTTTATTGAAAGCTTTTCCTTCTGTCAACGGTCGAAATAGACAGGCATATAGAAAATCAATTATTTCTATGGTTATATCTTCTTTATTGAGCAAAAACGATGATTTCACATACGAGATGTTCACATCAACAAAATGAACTCGTCCCCTCTTAGAAACAGAGGTTGAAAAATGTGCTCCGTATAAAGCAGCTAATTTCATTCGAAGTTGACGCGCTGTTGGATAATCTTGATTTCCCATTTCTAGTAAATTGGCTAGTAGCACACGACCTGCCACTGTTTTTTCACTCATTGTTGCAGCAAAACGCACACGAATTCTATTGGTCGTAAACTTACTTGATTCTATAAAATGAAGATTAACTCCTTCTTGTAATTGCATTCTCTTCCTCTTTCAAACATTGTACCTTTCATTATACCATTTTGTGTTATAATATTCTGTAACGAGGTGACATATGGAATTTAAACTATTTGATGACTACATTACTTTGCAGGCTCTTTTAAAAACAACTGGTATTCTTCACTCAGGAGGTGCTATCAAAGTTTTTTTAGAAGAAAACACCATCCTTTTTAATGGAGAAGATGAAAAAAGAAGAGGGAAAAAAATCCGTATTGGTGACACAGTCGCACTACCAGAACATGGTATTACTATAACTGTTATT
Protein-coding regions in this window:
- a CDS encoding energy-coupling factor ABC transporter ATP-binding protein, with translation MENIIEVKNLKYKYDQEDEKYTLNDVSFHVKQGEWLSIIGHNGSGKSTTVRLIDGLLEAESGDIYISGDKLTADNVWEKRRLIGMVFQNPDNQFVGATVEDDVAFGLENQGVPLEEMRVRVQEALELVGMANFKKREPARLSGGQKQRVAIAGIVALRPNIVILDEATSMLDPEGRLELIRIVKEIKDQHNMTVISITHDLDEVALSDRVIVMKNGQIESTSTPAELFMRDDLIELDLEQPFTANLAESLRQAGIAIPLRYFTEEELEETLWEFISKK
- the rodZ gene encoding cytoskeleton protein RodZ, translated to MRQKSIGEVLRSARESRGWNLIDVQRMTKIQAKYLQALEYNDFEYIPDSNYIESFLVTYADALELDSAVLLDAYKKNSLVIYYEEGEEEELSTELKRRYKLRKKNKKDSFLPLFYLLLAAGLMIIFVTFVIHSRMKQISLFSNQSTSYSVSRQVTNSTSSIASTSTSGNVIEESSSNSSSSTSSSTTSASEMIQVTGSGESISATVSKITYPIDITVTADNTTSWISLSDTTLSGGVTLTPDNPSATTKIEEGVSSATLVLGVVKGVTITIGGQKLDTSALTTQTGSITLYFEQ
- a CDS encoding energy-coupling factor transporter ATPase produces the protein MGIHLQEVSYTYQAGTPFEGRALFGVDLEIVDGSYTALIGHTGSGKSTILQLLNGLNIPTSGSVIVDDMVINATSDKKGIKQVRKKVGLVFQFPESQVFDETVLKDVAFGPQNFGISQEEAEKIAREKLALVGISEELFERSPFELSGGQMRRVAIAGILAMEPNVLVLDEPTAGLDPAGRQELMDIFKQLHANGMTIVLVTHLMDDVANYADWVYVMEKGKLIRSGKPRDVFQEVEFLETIQLGVPKITKFAANLERRGFVFERLPVTIKEFAEVMSHG
- the yaaA gene encoding S4 domain-containing protein YaaA, giving the protein MEFKLFDDYITLQALLKTTGILHSGGAIKVFLEENTILFNGEDEKRRGKKIRIGDTVALPEHGITITVIAPSTEEIQQYQEDQAEKERVAAIVKKLNQENKKNKKQVPPSKKTAQKADRKPVRFPGT
- the yfmF gene encoding EF-P 5-aminopentanol modification-associated protein YfmF, coding for MQLQEGVNLHFIESSKFTTNRIRVRFAATMSEKTVAGRVLLANLLEMGNQDYPTARQLRMKLAALYGAHFSTSVSKRGRVHFVDVNISYVKSSFLLNKEDITIEIIDFLYACLFRPLTEGKAFNKKMFEVEKRNLLSFLESEVEDNFYHADVEMSRLYFNDEDIQVPRVARIDLVQKETAESVYEAYKKMLKMDRIDIFVAGEVNQLEVQNKFKNFEFTYRNPKLELEYSQDYSNIVHEKVERKVAQQSILELAYHLQVIYNDVNYPALLVFNGLLGAFSHSKLFMNVREKESLAYTIGSQVNIFSGMLKVYAGINREDRLRTMKLINREFLAIKRGQITEDDLELTKKSLTHSATLAQDRQNNLIEQAYNEVCLGERNLTWQQWIDGIHAVSIDDVVKVGKVIRLQAIYFMEGVAQ
- a CDS encoding energy-coupling factor transporter transmembrane component T family protein produces the protein MDKLILGRYIPGNSMIHRLDPRSKLLAMFAFLLLIFWANNLITNVLIIAFVFAMVLLSQIRLSFFINGLKPMIGIILFTTFFQVFFTPGASVLWEFWIFKVSIEGLQQALIIFIRFVLIIFFSTLLTLTTTPLSLADGIESGLAPLKRLKVPVHEIGLMLSMSLRFVPTLMDDTTRIMNAQRARGVDFNEGNLIQKVKSVIPILIPLFASSFKRADALATAMEARGYQGGEGRTKYRVLEWKLPDTCAVIVMVLLGVTLYVLKSA
- the pgsA gene encoding CDP-diacylglycerol--glycerol-3-phosphate 3-phosphatidyltransferase, yielding MKKENIPNALTIGRILVIPIFILLLTLWNNAISHTLAAIIFALASITDYLDGYLARKWKVVTNFGKFADPMADKILVMTAFIMLVELGFAPAWVVAIIICRELAVTGLRLLLVENGGTVLAAAMPGKIKTFSQMFAVIFLLLHWNLLGHITLYIALFFTLYSGYDYFKGASFLFKDTFK
- the yfmH gene encoding EF-P 5-aminopentanol modification-associated protein YfmH, with protein sequence MKLIEKCYPYMKESLYYAKLDNGLTVTLLPKTDFNEAYGVLTTEFGALHTQFKADGKEIVHYPAGIAHFLEHKLFESEEDGDVMNQFAKLGASANAYTGFRQTSYLFSTTQEVLSCLNLLQSFVTKPHFTKENVEREQGIIEQEIEMYQDDADYRLYMGILASLYPGTPLAYDIAGTVESISQITADALYENYLAFYRPSNMHMFIVGNFIIEEVWEEIIQTQENSVQDSRSFEKLALTHLPILEHQTEQFEVATSKLAIGLRGNDVISRQEIPRYQVCLQLLFAMLFGWTSKRYQALYEDGIIDSSFQFQIEVSPDYHFVVITTDTESPIRLSSLIMKAIHQFENDKDINHQQLALLKNEMYGDFIRSLNSLEFTASHFVTQVTDEQTIFDFPEIIQSITLEDVFEVGRQFIYNCDMTDFTIFPR